The following proteins are encoded in a genomic region of Enterocloster clostridioformis:
- a CDS encoding HAD family hydrolase, translating to MNRKDYILFDLDGTLTDPKEGITKSVQHALAHFGIQTDDLDSLTPFIGPPLRDSFKKYYGFSDEQAWEGVQAYREYFSVRGWVQNKEYPGIKEMLEALKEAGRVLLVATSKPEEFARKILEHFDMADYFDFIGGADMGETRVRKGDVIRYVLEQCGLEPDDETIGRCMMVGDREHDVLGARECGMECVGVLYGYGDRQEMDGCRPAWIAGTVKELRDLLLSL from the coding sequence ATGAACCGTAAGGATTATATTTTATTTGACTTGGATGGAACCCTGACAGACCCTAAGGAGGGAATCACAAAATCGGTACAGCACGCACTGGCGCATTTCGGGATACAGACAGATGATCTGGACAGTCTGACGCCCTTCATAGGGCCCCCTCTGAGGGACAGCTTTAAGAAGTATTACGGCTTTTCCGATGAGCAGGCATGGGAGGGAGTACAGGCGTATCGGGAGTATTTCAGCGTCAGGGGCTGGGTTCAGAATAAGGAGTATCCCGGCATAAAGGAAATGCTGGAAGCCTTAAAGGAGGCGGGAAGGGTGCTGCTGGTGGCCACCTCCAAGCCGGAGGAGTTTGCCAGGAAGATACTGGAGCACTTTGACATGGCGGACTATTTCGATTTCATCGGCGGAGCCGATATGGGGGAAACGCGGGTGCGCAAGGGGGATGTAATCCGATATGTGCTGGAACAGTGCGGCCTGGAGCCGGACGATGAGACAATCGGACGCTGCATGATGGTAGGGGACAGGGAGCACGATGTCCTGGGGGCCAGAGAGTGCGGCATGGAATGCGTGGGCGTGCTCTACGGATATGGCGACCGCCAGGAGATGGATGGGTGCAGACCTGCCTGGATTGCGGGGACGGTGAAGGAATTAAGGGATTTGCTCCTGTCACTATAA
- the ilvN gene encoding acetolactate synthase small subunit: MDDRIVLSLLVDNTAGVLARVAGLFSRRGYNIESLTVGVTADPRYSRMTVVSLGDQTVLEQIKNQLNKLEDVRDIKELQPDRSVYRELMMVKVRANASDRQSVSAISSIFRATIVDVGKDSLTVMLTGDQSKLDALINLLEDYEILELARTGLTGLERGAEDIRMLP, from the coding sequence ATGGACGACAGAATCGTGTTATCGCTGCTTGTGGACAATACCGCAGGTGTGCTGGCCCGTGTAGCAGGGCTTTTCAGCCGCCGCGGATACAATATTGAGAGTCTGACTGTAGGTGTCACCGCTGACCCGCGGTACTCCAGGATGACCGTGGTTTCCCTGGGAGACCAGACCGTCCTGGAACAGATTAAGAACCAGCTCAATAAGTTGGAGGATGTAAGGGATATCAAGGAGCTGCAGCCGGACCGTTCCGTATACAGGGAACTGATGATGGTGAAGGTGCGTGCCAATGCCAGCGACCGCCAGTCCGTCAGCGCCATATCCAGTATCTTCCGCGCCACCATTGTGGATGTGGGAAAGGATTCGTTGACAGTCATGCTGACAGGAGACCAGTCCAAACTGGATGCGCTTATTAACCTGCTGGAGGATTATGAAATCCTGGAGCTGGCCAGAACCGGTCTTACGGGACTGGAAAGAGGCGCGGAGGATATCAGGATGCTTCCATAA